The Streptomyces camelliae genome window below encodes:
- a CDS encoding glycoside hydrolase family 65 protein: MITDRSYAVEPWAVRETALDLDVLAQSESVFALSNGHVGWRGNLDEGEPHGLPGSYLNGVHEIHPLPYAEAGYGYPESGQTVINVTNGKILRLLVDDEPFDLRYGRLVAHERVLDLRRGVLERTCEWTSPAGSTVRVRSTRLVSLTQRAVAAVAYEVQAVGCRSRVVIQSELVANETLPESDGDPRAAMALQSPLEQEDHLAAGSRLRLVHRTRRSGLRVAVAADHVVSGPERTTTRSESGTDVARLTVTSVLEPGQTLRVEKLVAHGWSGARSLPAMADQVDAALAAAAHDGWQGLLADQRACLDDFWARADVEVEGDEEIQQAVRFALFHVLQAGARAEQRAIPAKGLTGSGYDGHAFWDTEMFVLPVLTHTAPAAVAEALRWRHNTLDEARERAAQLGLGGAAFPWRTIAGPEGSAYWPAGTAAFHVNAGIADAVVRYVEATGDGAFEREVGTELLVETARLWRSLGHHDAHGVFHIDGVTGPDEYSAVADDNAYTNLMARQNLLAAADAVERHPDRAARLGADAEESAAWRDAAEAMHVPYNEELGVHEQHAGFTRYQRWDFAGTRAEQYPLLLHFPYFDLYRKQVVKQADLVLAMYTCGDFFERGEGTAAEEQIARNFAYYEPLTVRDSSLSACCQAVMAARTGHLDLAYAYTAEAALMDLQDLEHNTRDGLHIASLAGTWMALVAGFGGLRRDGESLRFAPRLPERLSRLAFHVQFRGRKLRVDIGADKATYELLDGPPLTLRHHGDPLTLTPDGPAVRPVPPPIRRPTPEQPLHRAPNGG, translated from the coding sequence GTGATCACCGACCGGTCGTACGCCGTCGAGCCCTGGGCCGTCCGCGAGACCGCCCTCGACCTCGACGTCCTCGCGCAGAGCGAGTCCGTGTTCGCGCTGTCCAACGGCCACGTCGGCTGGCGCGGGAACCTCGACGAGGGCGAACCGCACGGCCTGCCCGGCAGCTACCTCAACGGCGTGCACGAGATACACCCGCTGCCGTACGCCGAAGCCGGGTACGGCTACCCGGAGTCCGGCCAGACCGTCATCAACGTCACCAACGGCAAGATCCTCCGGCTGCTCGTGGACGACGAACCGTTCGACCTGCGCTACGGCCGGCTCGTCGCCCACGAGCGGGTCCTGGACCTGCGCCGCGGGGTGCTGGAACGGACCTGCGAGTGGACCTCGCCGGCCGGCTCCACGGTCCGGGTGCGCTCCACCCGGCTGGTGTCGCTGACCCAGCGCGCGGTCGCCGCCGTCGCGTACGAGGTGCAGGCCGTCGGCTGCCGCAGCCGGGTCGTCATCCAGTCCGAGCTCGTCGCCAACGAGACCCTGCCCGAGTCCGACGGCGACCCGCGCGCGGCCATGGCGCTCCAGTCGCCGCTGGAGCAGGAGGACCACCTGGCCGCCGGCAGCCGGCTGCGGCTGGTGCACCGCACCCGGCGCAGCGGCCTGCGGGTCGCCGTCGCCGCCGACCACGTCGTCAGCGGCCCCGAGCGGACCACCACCCGCAGCGAGAGCGGCACCGACGTGGCCCGCCTCACCGTCACCTCCGTACTGGAACCCGGCCAGACGCTGCGGGTGGAGAAACTGGTCGCGCACGGCTGGTCCGGCGCCCGCTCGCTGCCCGCCATGGCCGACCAGGTCGACGCCGCGCTCGCCGCCGCCGCGCACGACGGCTGGCAGGGGCTGCTCGCGGACCAGCGGGCCTGCCTGGACGACTTCTGGGCCCGCGCCGACGTCGAGGTGGAGGGCGACGAGGAGATCCAGCAGGCCGTCCGCTTCGCCCTGTTCCACGTCCTGCAGGCCGGCGCCCGTGCCGAGCAGCGGGCGATCCCGGCGAAGGGCCTGACCGGCTCCGGATACGACGGGCACGCCTTCTGGGACACCGAGATGTTCGTGCTGCCCGTCCTCACCCACACCGCGCCGGCAGCCGTCGCCGAGGCGCTGCGCTGGCGCCACAACACCCTGGACGAGGCCCGTGAGCGCGCGGCCCAGCTCGGCCTCGGCGGGGCCGCGTTCCCCTGGCGGACCATCGCCGGACCGGAGGGCTCGGCGTACTGGCCGGCCGGCACCGCCGCCTTCCACGTCAACGCCGGGATAGCCGACGCCGTCGTCCGGTACGTCGAGGCCACCGGCGACGGCGCGTTCGAGCGTGAGGTGGGCACGGAACTGCTGGTGGAGACGGCCCGGCTGTGGCGCTCACTGGGCCACCACGACGCACACGGCGTCTTCCACATCGACGGCGTCACCGGCCCCGACGAGTACAGCGCGGTCGCCGACGACAATGCGTACACCAACCTGATGGCCCGGCAGAACCTGCTGGCCGCGGCCGACGCCGTCGAACGCCACCCGGACCGGGCGGCCCGGCTCGGCGCGGACGCGGAGGAGAGCGCGGCCTGGCGGGACGCGGCCGAGGCGATGCACGTCCCCTACAACGAGGAACTCGGCGTCCACGAGCAGCACGCCGGGTTCACCCGCTACCAGCGCTGGGACTTCGCCGGCACCCGCGCCGAGCAGTACCCGCTGCTGCTGCACTTCCCCTACTTCGACCTCTACCGCAAACAGGTCGTCAAGCAGGCCGACCTGGTGCTGGCCATGTACACCTGCGGCGACTTCTTCGAGCGCGGCGAGGGGACGGCGGCCGAGGAGCAGATCGCCCGGAACTTCGCCTACTACGAGCCGCTGACCGTCCGCGACTCCTCCCTGTCCGCCTGCTGCCAGGCCGTCATGGCCGCCCGGACCGGGCATCTGGACCTCGCCTACGCCTACACCGCGGAGGCCGCCCTGATGGATCTGCAGGACCTGGAGCACAACACCCGCGACGGGCTGCACATCGCCTCGCTGGCCGGGACCTGGATGGCACTGGTGGCGGGCTTCGGCGGGCTGCGCCGCGACGGCGAGAGCCTGCGGTTCGCGCCCCGGCTGCCCGAGCGGCTGAGCCGGCTCGCTTTCCACGTCCAGTTCCGCGGCCGCAAGCTGCGCGTGGACATCGGCGCGGACAAGGCCACCTACGAGCTCCTGGACGGCCCGCCGCTCACCCTGCGCCACCACGGCGACCCCCTGACCCTGACCCCCGACGGCCCGGCCGTCCGCCCGGTACCCCCACCGATCCGCCGCCCGACCCCCGAACAACCCCTGCACCGGGCGCCGAACGGGGGGTGA
- a CDS encoding beta-phosphoglucomutase family hydrolase: protein MTQLGLPDAIQACLFDLDGVVTKTALVHAAAWKETFDPFLRDYDGAQGRPFDAVADYDEYVDGRPRADGVRAFLASRGIQLPEGTPEDPPDARTVHGVGNRKNLLLLEKIRTGGVEAYAGTLRYLEAVRAEGLRTAIVSSSANCRDVLRAVGAEHFFDVRIDGVVAAERHLPGKPHPDTFLAAAHDLGVEPSHAAVFEDALAGMDAGRAGGFGYVVGVDRVGQADALYAHGASIVVQDLAELGGKQ from the coding sequence ATGACTCAGCTCGGTCTGCCCGACGCAATCCAGGCCTGTCTGTTCGATCTCGACGGGGTCGTGACCAAGACGGCCCTCGTGCACGCGGCCGCCTGGAAGGAGACCTTCGACCCGTTCCTGCGCGACTACGACGGCGCACAGGGGCGGCCGTTCGACGCGGTCGCGGACTACGACGAGTACGTCGACGGCCGTCCCCGCGCCGACGGCGTGCGCGCCTTCCTCGCCTCGCGCGGCATCCAGCTGCCCGAGGGCACCCCCGAGGACCCGCCGGACGCCCGCACCGTGCACGGCGTCGGCAACCGCAAGAACCTCCTGCTTCTTGAGAAGATCCGCACCGGCGGCGTGGAGGCTTACGCGGGCACCCTGCGCTATCTGGAGGCGGTGCGCGCCGAGGGGCTGCGCACGGCGATCGTCTCCTCCAGCGCCAACTGCCGTGACGTGCTGCGCGCGGTCGGCGCCGAGCACTTCTTCGACGTACGGATCGACGGGGTCGTGGCCGCCGAACGGCACCTGCCGGGCAAGCCGCACCCCGACACCTTCCTCGCAGCCGCCCACGACCTCGGCGTCGAGCCGTCCCACGCCGCCGTCTTCGAGGACGCGCTGGCCGGTATGGACGCGGGCCGCGCGGGCGGCTTCGGATACGTCGTCGGCGTCGACCGGGTCGGCCAGGCCGACGCGCTGTACGCGCACGGCGCGAGCATCGTCGTCCAGGACCTCGCCGAGCTGGGAGGCAAGCAGTGA
- a CDS encoding nucleoside/nucleotide kinase family protein produces MPLTFDDLLARARALAGEGRRAVLGIAGSPGAGKTTLAEHLVRALNGDGPPWAAHVPMDGFHLADAELDRLGRRDRKGAPDTFDAAGYAALLRRLHEDTEEVVYAPGFERVLEQPLAGAIPVEPAARLVVTEGNYLLLTEGSWARVRPCLDEAWFCELAEEERIRRLVARHEEFGKGHEEAVAWVLGTDQRNADLVETTRGRADLIVPPTALPRVPRGAGR; encoded by the coding sequence GTGCCGCTGACCTTCGACGACCTCCTCGCCCGTGCCCGTGCCCTCGCCGGGGAGGGCCGGCGTGCCGTGCTCGGCATCGCGGGCAGCCCCGGTGCGGGCAAGACGACCCTCGCGGAGCATCTGGTGCGGGCCCTGAACGGGGACGGGCCGCCCTGGGCGGCGCATGTGCCGATGGACGGCTTCCACCTGGCCGACGCCGAACTGGACCGCCTGGGCCGCCGGGACCGCAAGGGTGCCCCGGACACCTTCGACGCGGCCGGCTACGCGGCGCTGCTGCGCCGGCTGCACGAGGACACCGAGGAGGTCGTGTACGCGCCCGGCTTCGAGCGGGTCCTGGAGCAGCCGCTGGCGGGCGCCATCCCGGTGGAGCCGGCGGCCCGGCTGGTGGTGACCGAGGGCAACTACCTGCTGCTGACCGAGGGTTCGTGGGCGCGGGTGCGGCCGTGCCTGGACGAGGCGTGGTTCTGCGAGCTCGCCGAGGAGGAGCGGATCCGCCGGCTGGTCGCCCGGCACGAGGAGTTCGGCAAGGGCCACGAGGAGGCGGTGGCCTGGGTGCTGGGCACGGACCAGCGCAACGCCGACCTGGTGGAGACGACGCGGGGGCGGGCGGACCTGATCGTCCCGCCGACCGCGCTGCCCCGCGTCCCCCGAGGTGCCGGCCGGTGA
- a CDS encoding carbohydrate ABC transporter permease, with translation MTTTDMARPVDADPGRSVSKKRPRSAGGGGLRRAVPATTLLWILACLYGLPVLWFILSSLKPAGDLFSYPLTLVPHHPTLSGYLTAWRSANFSQYFINTALVCVITTILTVGASCCTGYALAKYDNKWLKVFFICILATTMLPSEVMLAPEFLVVRNLGLYNSFTGIILPAVLTATGCFMFRQFFLTVPDELVEAARIDGARELSIFARIMVPLSRPIMLTLAILSFQWRWNDYIWPLLMLNDPNKFTVQIGIQSIVGAQNINWSVLLGASVISMIPLIVIFLVFQRYVMGADINAGLKD, from the coding sequence ATGACAACCACAGACATGGCACGCCCGGTCGACGCCGATCCCGGACGGTCCGTCTCCAAGAAGCGGCCCCGCAGCGCGGGCGGCGGTGGGCTCCGGCGGGCGGTACCCGCCACGACACTGCTGTGGATCCTGGCGTGCCTCTACGGGTTGCCGGTGCTGTGGTTCATCCTCAGCTCCCTCAAACCGGCCGGGGATCTGTTCTCCTACCCGCTGACGCTGGTTCCGCACCACCCCACCCTGTCGGGATACCTGACGGCGTGGCGCAGCGCCAACTTCTCCCAGTACTTCATCAACACGGCCCTCGTGTGCGTGATCACGACGATCCTCACGGTGGGAGCCAGCTGCTGCACCGGGTACGCGCTGGCGAAGTACGACAACAAGTGGCTCAAGGTCTTCTTCATCTGCATCCTGGCCACCACGATGCTGCCGTCCGAGGTCATGCTCGCCCCGGAGTTCCTCGTGGTCCGCAACCTCGGCCTCTACAACTCCTTCACCGGCATCATCCTCCCGGCCGTACTCACCGCGACCGGATGCTTCATGTTCCGCCAGTTCTTCCTGACGGTTCCCGACGAACTCGTCGAAGCCGCACGCATCGACGGCGCCCGCGAACTGTCGATCTTCGCGCGGATCATGGTGCCGCTCTCCCGGCCCATCATGCTGACCCTCGCCATCCTGTCCTTCCAGTGGCGGTGGAACGACTACATCTGGCCGCTTCTGATGCTCAACGACCCCAACAAGTTCACCGTGCAGATCGGCATCCAGAGCATCGTCGGTGCGCAGAACATCAACTGGTCGGTACTGCTCGGCGCATCGGTCATCTCCATGATCCCGCTGATCGTCATCTTCCTGGTCTTCCAGCGCTACGTCATGGGCGCCGACATCAATGCCGGACTGAAGGACTGA
- a CDS encoding carbohydrate ABC transporter permease, with the protein MTKRASDVSASPPRRRRSYTIAPLVLIAANVVLFALFFVWPAVIGLVYSFTNYTGVGAFQFVGLDNYSNLFGDSSFYDALTRTLLYTVLFVPLNFALSLLIANMLVSKHAKGTSVARVVFFIPWLLSPIVVGVLWRWLFGENFGLVNYVVEKFGGHAIPWQSNADLSLLVVVMAASWAWTGFSMLLFIAAIKNVPVSYYEAAALDGAGPWRQFISITLPSIAPTSFIVILLNTINAMKEYPLFVSLNNGGPGTSNNLLVQYIYQTGFQRGQIGYASAASFVLMLILMAVAIIQLIVNRRVENR; encoded by the coding sequence ATGACAAAACGCGCCTCGGACGTGTCCGCGAGCCCGCCCAGGAGACGCCGCAGCTACACGATCGCGCCGCTCGTCCTCATCGCGGCCAATGTCGTGCTCTTCGCGCTGTTCTTCGTGTGGCCGGCGGTGATCGGGCTCGTCTACTCCTTCACGAACTACACGGGCGTGGGGGCGTTCCAGTTCGTCGGACTGGACAACTACAGCAACCTGTTCGGGGACTCCTCCTTCTACGACGCGCTGACCCGGACGCTGCTGTACACCGTCCTCTTCGTTCCGCTGAACTTCGCACTCTCGCTGCTCATCGCCAACATGCTGGTGAGCAAGCACGCCAAGGGCACGTCGGTCGCCCGCGTCGTCTTCTTCATCCCGTGGCTTCTGTCGCCCATCGTCGTGGGTGTCCTGTGGCGGTGGCTGTTCGGCGAGAACTTCGGACTGGTCAACTACGTCGTCGAGAAGTTCGGCGGGCACGCGATTCCGTGGCAGTCGAACGCGGACCTGTCGTTGCTGGTGGTGGTGATGGCGGCATCCTGGGCCTGGACGGGCTTCTCGATGCTGCTGTTCATCGCGGCGATCAAGAACGTACCGGTGTCGTACTACGAGGCGGCCGCGCTCGACGGCGCCGGACCGTGGCGCCAGTTCATCAGCATCACGCTGCCGAGCATCGCGCCCACCTCGTTCATCGTCATCCTGCTCAACACGATCAACGCGATGAAGGAATACCCGCTGTTCGTCTCCCTCAACAACGGCGGACCCGGAACGTCGAACAACCTGCTTGTCCAGTACATCTATCAGACCGGCTTCCAGCGGGGCCAGATCGGCTACGCGAGCGCCGCGTCATTCGTGCTCATGCTCATCCTGATGGCCGTCGCGATCATCCAGCTGATCGTCAACCGGCGGGTGGAGAACCGATGA
- a CDS encoding extracellular solute-binding protein has protein sequence MTSVGVRRSRRLGRGGIRRVVPLAAVAAAGALLLSACGSGSGSGGTSKSLTFWISTVPGQDAGWKKLVAQYKKETGVDVKLVNIPYDGYPAKLHNAAQANALPDVADVPALDPIWSNKLLDLSSIANNKSNNINGNFLAKDSSGKVLSIPSDVTASGLYINETLFKKAGVSFPTSPQKTWTWTDFIKAANTVREKTGAKYSLTFDQSPSRLRAMVYEMGGQYVHADSSGTFSVDDATKKAVNYFVGLNDDKTMPKSVWTSGADPSAMFQSGDVVAYWSGVWQVPAFAESIKKFDWASVPTPAEPVQASDVNSGGMMVGFNNNGAAATAAQKFLAWVYEPKQYTELVESSGFLPVESGLNPKYPFTSEAAQAAFKLYNQEIPLYAPISGYFNTAQTNWVLKGKSLTTDPTKTELGKAINGQQSADKALENIVAGYNQQVGGGS, from the coding sequence ATGACCAGTGTGGGTGTGCGGCGCTCCCGCCGACTCGGCCGCGGCGGCATACGTCGCGTGGTTCCCCTCGCTGCCGTGGCCGCGGCAGGTGCCCTTCTGCTCTCCGCCTGCGGGTCGGGGTCCGGCTCGGGCGGGACCTCCAAGTCGCTGACGTTCTGGATCTCCACGGTTCCGGGGCAGGACGCGGGCTGGAAGAAGCTGGTGGCGCAGTACAAGAAGGAAACCGGCGTCGACGTCAAGCTCGTCAACATCCCCTACGACGGCTACCCGGCGAAGCTCCACAACGCCGCTCAGGCGAACGCTCTGCCGGACGTGGCGGACGTGCCCGCGCTGGACCCGATCTGGTCGAACAAGCTGCTCGACCTCAGCTCCATCGCCAACAACAAGAGCAACAACATCAACGGCAACTTCCTCGCCAAGGACTCGTCCGGGAAGGTGCTGTCCATCCCCTCGGACGTCACCGCGTCCGGCCTGTACATCAACGAGACCCTGTTCAAGAAGGCCGGCGTCTCCTTCCCGACCTCGCCCCAGAAGACCTGGACCTGGACCGACTTCATCAAGGCGGCGAACACGGTCCGGGAGAAGACCGGCGCCAAGTACTCCCTGACGTTCGACCAGTCGCCGTCCCGGCTCCGCGCCATGGTGTACGAGATGGGCGGGCAGTACGTCCACGCGGACTCCTCCGGCACGTTCTCGGTGGACGACGCGACCAAGAAGGCCGTGAACTACTTCGTCGGACTGAACGACGACAAGACCATGCCGAAGTCGGTGTGGACCAGCGGCGCCGACCCGTCGGCCATGTTCCAGAGCGGTGACGTGGTCGCCTACTGGTCCGGCGTGTGGCAGGTTCCCGCCTTCGCGGAGAGCATCAAGAAGTTCGACTGGGCGAGCGTCCCGACTCCCGCCGAGCCGGTCCAGGCGAGCGACGTCAACAGCGGCGGCATGATGGTCGGGTTCAACAACAACGGCGCCGCGGCCACCGCCGCGCAGAAGTTCCTGGCCTGGGTGTACGAGCCGAAGCAGTACACCGAGCTGGTCGAGTCCTCCGGGTTCCTCCCGGTCGAGAGCGGCCTGAACCCGAAGTACCCCTTCACCTCCGAGGCGGCGCAGGCGGCGTTCAAGCTGTACAACCAGGAGATCCCGCTCTACGCCCCGATCTCCGGGTACTTCAACACCGCGCAGACGAACTGGGTGCTGAAGGGCAAGAGCCTCACCACCGACCCGACCAAGACGGAGCTCGGCAAGGCGATCAACGGCCAGCAGTCGGCCGACAAGGCCCTGGAGAACATCGTGGCCGGCTACAACCAGCAGGTCGGCGGCGGATCGTAG